The proteins below come from a single Gossypium raimondii isolate GPD5lz chromosome 2, ASM2569854v1, whole genome shotgun sequence genomic window:
- the LOC105789255 gene encoding probable aquaporin TIP-type, producing MVKIAFGSIGDSFSVGSLKAYLAEFIATLLFVFAGVGSAIAYGKLTSDAALDPPGLVAIAVAHAFALFVGVAIAANISGGHLNPAVTFGLAIGGNITILTGLFYWVAQCLGSIVACLLLQFVTNGLSVPTHGVASGMNAVGGVVMEIVITFALVYTVYATAADPKKGSLGIIAPIAIGFIVGANILAAGPFSGGSMNPARSFGPAVVSGNFADNWIYWVGPLVGGGLAGLIYGDVFIGSYSAAPASEDYA from the exons atggtgaaGATAGCTTTTGGTAGCATTGGTGATTCTTTTAGTGTTGGGTCTCTCAAGGCTTATTTGGCTGAATTCATTGCTACTTTGCTTTTTGTGTTTGCTGGTGTTGGATCAGCTATTGCTTATG ggAAGCTAACGTCGGATGCAGCACTAGACCCACCAGGCTTGGTGGCCATAGCGGTAGCTCATGCATTTGCGTTGTTTGTTGGGGTAGCCATTGCAGCCAACATCTCAGGTGGTCATTTGAACCCAGCCGTCACCTTTGGTTTGGCCATCGGAGGAAACATCACCATCTTGACCGGCCTTTTCTACTGGGTTGCCCAATGCCTTGGCTCAATTGTTGCTTGCCTTCTTCTCCAGTTTGTTACCAACGGATTG AGTGTACCAACCCACGGTGTCGCTTCAGGAATGAATGCCGTCGGAGGTGTTGTAATGGAGATCGTAATCACTTTCGCGTTAGTCTACACCGTCTACGCCACCGCAGCTGATCCCAAAAAGGGTTCTCTAGGAATCATAGCACCCATTGCCATTGGTTTCATCGTTGGTGCTAACATCTTAGCCGCTGGTCCATTCAGTGGTGGTTCAATGAACCCAGCTCGTTCTTTTGGACCAGCCGTAGTCAGTGGGAACTTTGCTGATAATTGGATCTATTGGGTTGGTCCATTGGTTGGTGGTGGGTTAGCTGGGTTGATTTATGGTGATGTTTTCATTGGGTCATATTCTGCCGCCCCAGCTTCAGAAGATTATGCTTAA